Below is a genomic region from Kribbella qitaiheensis.
GACGCAGACACGACAGGCCGCCGGCAGCTCGCCGAGGTTGTCGAGCGTCAGGGGTTCCAGCCGGCGGGCCATCAGGACATCCGGGCCGTCATCGCGCAGCCGGGGCCGGTGTCCTGGCGTCAGGTGTCCGGGCCGCCTCCGGAGCGACATATCTCTGCTGCACCTTGGCGGCCGGTTGCCGTCGGAACAGCTCACCGGCGAACCCGGCCAGTACGCCGAGTAGTAGCCCTCCGAGGGTCCAGCCGAACGTCTTGCCCACGCTCATCCCGATCCTGCCTTCCGCAGCACTCCAGGTGTGCCGGGGCCGGGCGGCCGTCTCAGCTACCAGTCGGCAGCATGGTCGAACGTGCCCCTATAAGGCATGGTAGTGAGAGGTAGCGCCGATCGGCAGCCCGGGCACCCGACACGCTCGGCTACTTCGGCGTAATCTGGACCCTTCCCCTCGAGTCCGCCTTGGAGCCCCACCGTGAGTGCTGACCTGCCCGACGTCCGGCAGACCCGTCTCGACAACTACGTCGACCGGTACGCGGCACGGACCAAGGGCATGACCGCATCGGAGATCCGGGCGCTCTTCTCGGTCGCCAGCCGGCCCGAGGTCGTCTCACTGGCCGGTGGGATGCCGAACATCGCCGGTCTGCCGCTCGACGTGGTCGGCAGCGCCGTCCGCGATCTGGTCATCGACCACGGCGCGACAGCGATGCAGTACGGCTCAGGTCAGGGCGATCCGACGCTTCGCGAGCAGATCTGCGACGTGATGCGGATCGAGGGGATCGACGCGCACCCCGACGACGTGGTCATCACGGTCGGCAGCCAGCAGGCGGTTGACCTGGTCACCCGGGTGTTCTGCGACCCGGGCGACGTGGTGATCTGCGAGGCCCCGTCGTACGTCGGCGCGCTGGGCGTGTTCCGCGCGTACCAGTGCGAGGTCGTGCACGTCGCGATGGACGACGACGGCGTCCAGCCCGAAGCCCTGGAGCAGGCGATCGCCGCGGTCCGGGCGGCCGGCAAGAAGATCAAGTTCTTCTACACAATCCCCAACTTCCACAACCCGGCCGGGATCTCGTTGTCGGCCGAGCGGCGCAAGAAGGTGCTGGAGATCTGTCAGAAGGCGGATCTGCTGGTGCTCGAGGACAACCCGTACGGCCTGCTCGGC
It encodes:
- a CDS encoding PLP-dependent aminotransferase family protein; this encodes MSADLPDVRQTRLDNYVDRYAARTKGMTASEIRALFSVASRPEVVSLAGGMPNIAGLPLDVVGSAVRDLVIDHGATAMQYGSGQGDPTLREQICDVMRIEGIDAHPDDVVITVGSQQAVDLVTRVFCDPGDVVICEAPSYVGALGVFRAYQCEVVHVAMDDDGVQPEALEQAIAAVRAAGKKIKFFYTIPNFHNPAGISLSAERRKKVLEICQKADLLVLEDNPYGLLGFDGDPMRALRADDREGVIYLGSFSKTFAPGFRVGWVAAPHAVREKLVLAQESATLCPPVFSQLAISSYLSRHDWMGQVKQFREMYRERRDAMLAALTDKMPAATTWTKPGGGFYVWLTLPAGLDAKAMLPRAVTARVAYVPGTAFFADGFGSQCMRLSYCHPTPERITEGVARLSAVINEELELRQTFGPLPAGHGHDYDAPGPELS